Proteins from one Gibbsiella quercinecans genomic window:
- a CDS encoding thymidine kinase: MAQLYFYYSAMNAGKSTALLQSSYNYQERGMRTLVFTAEIDHRFGVGKVSSRIGLSSQAQLYNNDTEFYTIINQEHQQQTVHCVLLDESQFLTKSQVAQLCDVVDQLNIPVLCYGLRTDFLGELFTGSQYLLAWADKLVELKTICHCGRKANMVLRLDENGRAVHAGEQVVIGGDESYLSVCRKHYKEAIQAAGAG, translated from the coding sequence ATGGCTCAGCTTTATTTCTATTACTCTGCTATGAATGCAGGGAAATCTACTGCGCTATTACAATCTTCATATAATTATCAAGAACGTGGTATGCGCACGCTGGTGTTTACCGCTGAAATCGATCATCGCTTTGGCGTCGGGAAAGTTAGCTCGCGTATTGGCCTGTCATCGCAGGCGCAGCTCTATAATAATGATACCGAGTTTTACACAATAATTAATCAGGAGCATCAACAACAAACGGTTCACTGCGTGCTGCTCGATGAGAGCCAGTTCCTGACCAAATCGCAGGTTGCGCAGTTATGTGATGTTGTTGACCAACTGAATATTCCGGTTTTGTGTTATGGCCTGCGCACCGACTTTTTAGGTGAATTATTCACGGGTAGCCAATACCTGCTGGCCTGGGCCGATAAGCTGGTTGAGCTGAAAACCATTTGCCACTGCGGGCGCAAGGCAAACATGGTGCTGCGTTTGGATGAAAACGGCCGGGCGGTGCATGCGGGGGAACAGGTAGTGATTGGCGGCGATGAAAGTTACCTGTCGGTGTGCCGTAAACACTACAAAGAGGCTATTCAGGCAGCGGGAGCCGGCTAA